The genomic DNA CGATAGCAACAACCCGCCCGAAACTTGTCGGCGGACCGAGAGCACATTATAAATAAAGGGGAGACCACAATGTCATACATTAATTCACAAGATCCACAGGTACAGGAAGTTATCAACAATGAGCTTGAGAGACAAAACAACAACATCGAACTGATTGCGAGCGAGAACTTTGTTTCGCCTGCAGTTCTGGAAGCACAGGGTTCAATTTTAACGAACAAATATGCGGAAGGATATCCGGGTAAACGTTACTACGGCGGTTGTGAACATGTAGATGTTGTAGAAAACCTTGCCCGTGACCGTGCGAAGGAAATTTTTGGTGCAGAACATGCCAACGTACAGCCGCATTCAGGATCACAGGCTAACATGGCTGTGTATTTCTCGGTGCTTGAACCCGGAGATAAAGTACTGGGAATGGATTTATCACATGGCGGACATTTAACACACGGTTCACCGGTTAACTTCAGCGGTAAGCTGTTCAACTTCCTGTCGTACGGAGTGGACAAAGATACTGAACAGATTAACTATGATGAAGTGATGGAAATTGCGAAAAAAGAACAGCCGAAAATGATCGTTGCAGGCGGCAGCGCATACGTTAAAACACTGGACTTTAAAAAGTTCCGTGAAATTGCTGATGCAGTCGGTGCGTATCTGCTTGTCGATATGGCACATATCGCAGGTCTTGTTGCAGCAGGGCTGCATCCGAATCCGGTTCCGCATGCCGATTTCGTGACTTCGACGACACACAAAACATTACGCGGACCGCGCGGCGGCTTAATTTTAACGAAAGAAAAATATGCCAAAGCAGTGGATAAAAATATCTTCCCGGGTATTCAGGGCGGGCCGTTAATGCACGTTATCGGTGCGAAAGCAGTCGCGTTCGGTGAGGCGCAGCAGCCGGAATTTAAAGAATATCAGCAGCGTGTGCTCGACAATGCAAAAGCACTTGCGGAATCACTTGCAGCAGGCGGACTGCGCATCGTTTCTGAAACGACGGACAACCACCTTGTACTCGTTGACGTTAAAGCGTTTGGTCTGACTGGTAAAGCTGCAGAAGAAGCACTGGATGAAGTCGGTATTACGGTAAATAAAAACACGATTCCATTTGATGAAGCATCGCCATTCGTTACGAGCGGGATTCGTCTTGGCACACCGGCGATGACTACGCGCGGATTTACTGCTGAAGATATGACAGAAGTGGGTAAAATTATGGTAGAAACGCTTACACGAGTCAAAAACGAGGAAAGTCTTGAAGGAATTTCAGATAAAGTTACAAAATTAACAGGAAAGTATCCACTATACAAATAAACTGCGTTATAATATATACCGGATGGGATCATCCGGTTAATTTTTGGAGTGGAGGAAGAAAATATGTCTAAAGTACAAGTAATGGATCATCCGTTAATCCAGCATAAGATGAGCTATATCCGTGACGAGAATACATCGACAAAAGAGTTCAGAGAACTTGTTGATGAAGTGGGTATGCTTATGGCTTATGAGGTGACGAGAGATCTCACACTCGAAGACGTGTCGGTACAGACACCGGTTCAGGAAACTACGGCAAAACGCCTGAGCGGAAAGAAACTGGGTATCGTCCCTATTTTACGTGCGGGACTTGGTATGCAGGACGGAATTCTTAAGTTAATTCCATCGGCACGTGTCGGTCATATCGGATTATACCGTGATCCCGAAACGCTCGAAGCTGTTGAATATTACGCGAAGTTCCCGGGAGATATCGAAGAGCGCGACATTTTCGTTATCGACCCGATGCTTGCTACAGGTGCATCAGCAGTAGAAGCAATCACAGCTGTAAAAAAACACGGCGCAACTAAAATTCGTTTTATCTGCCTGATTGCAGCACCTGAAGGTGTGGAAGTATTAAAAGAAGCGCATCCGGATGTGGATATTTATATCGCTGCACTTGACGATAAACTGAATGAGAAAAGTTACATCGTTCCGGGCTTAGGCGATGCCGGCGACAGATTGTTTGGTACACGATAAAAAATCATAGGAGATTGTTATGAAAAAAATTATGGCGATTTTCGGAACGAGACCCGAAGCTATTAAAATGGCTCCGCTCGTTCTCGAAATGAAAAAAGATGAAGATATTGAACCGGTTGTGGTAGTTACTGCACAGCACAGAGAGATGCTTGACCAGGTCCTGACAACTTTCGATATTACACCTGATTACGACTTGAATATTATGAAAGCGGGCCAGACTCTGTCAGAAGTGACAGGACGTGTAATCAACGGCCTCGAATCAGTTATTAAAGAAGTAAAACCGGATATGATTTTAGTGCATGGTGATACGACAACAACATTCGCGGGTTCACTTGCTGCGTTTTACAATGAAGTGGATATCGGTCATGTTGAAGCGGGGCTTCGCACACATAACAAATACTCACCATTCCCGGAAGAGGCGAACCGTCAGATGACAGGTGTTCTCGCTGATCTGCACTTTTCACCGACGGAAGATGCACGTCAGAACCTGCTGAACGAAGCGAAAGATGATTCTAAAATCTCGGTTACAGGAAATACTGCAATCGATGCACTGGCAACAACAGTTGATGAAAATTATCACAGCGACATTATCGAAAAGCACAAAGACAACAAAGTTGTGCTGTTAACTGCACACAGACGTGAAAACATCGGCCAGCCGATGCACAATATTTTCGGTGCAGTACGTCAGATCGTTGACGAATTCGAAGATGTAACCGTTGTGTACCCGATGCACAAAAATCCTAAAGTACGTGAAATTGCACAGGAGTACTTAGGAAACCACGAACGCGTGGAACTCATCGAGCCGCTTGACGTGCTTGACTTCCACAACTTCGCTGCAAGAAGCCACATTATCCTGACAGATTCAGGCGGTGTACAGGAAGAAGCACCGTCACTCGGTAAGCCGGTACTTGTACTGCGCGATACTACTGAACGTCCGGAAGGTGTTGCGGCAGGTACGCTTAAACTTGCAGGAATCGAGCAGGAAAATATCTACAGCATGACAAAAGAACTTCTGACGGATGAAGCGCTGTACAATGAGATGTCACAGACACAAAACCCTTACGGTGACGGGGAAGCTTCACGCAGAATTTGTGAGAACATAAAGTATTATTATGGAATCACTAAAGAGAAACCTATCAGTTTTTCAGTAAACGATTAGTAATTGTGAACATGTTGTTAAAATTTCCATATTTTGTTGACACAAAATTTGCGCTCCTATAAAATCATTAGAGTATGTAATTGTTTTCACAACGTGTTACATTACCCCGGGGAGTCGTCAAAGACAGTGAAAATTTTAAAAGGTTATTTCAAAAACTTTCTGAAATATTTAATAATACTTTTAGTAATAAGTATTATTGCTTATATATTTACTTCTTTGCCTTTCTTCGCAGGGCTGTGCATCGGCATCATCGGTTCGATGCTGCTGTCTTATAATTGGTATTACAATTTAAGAACCGCACAGCTCAGTGATGACGGGAAAGTTAAAACAGGGACGCTGACGAGAATGCTTATCGTCACGGCAGCCTGTTTAATATGGGTGAGATTTCCCGAAACTATTAATATCATCGGTATTTTAGTCGGGCTGCTTCTCACTTATGCGCTGATTTTCTGGCGCGCAGCATCGGAACTTTTTAAACGGAAGAGGTGAAGAAATGGAACACGGAATTCCAACGTGGTCGTTTGATTTGTTCGGAATACCAATAGTATTCGAACTGGCAACTTCAATGATGATTATCATCACATGTCTGCTTATCTTCTTTACACTGTTTTTCATGACACGCAAACTGGCAGTACGTCCGACCGGTAAAGGTCAGGTGCTTGTTGAGGCGTTAATGAACTTCGTCAAAGGGATTATTAAGAGCAACATGGCTTGGAAAGAGGGCGCACAATTCCACTTTTTAGCGCTGACATTGTTTTTATTTATTTTAATCGGCAACCTTATCGGTATACCACTGTCATTCGTCGCACCGGATGCGGATCATACATTGTGGGTGAAATCACCAACAGCTGACCCGGTCGTAACGCTTACGCTGGCAGGACTGATGATTGTACTGACACACTACTACGGTGTGAAAATGCAGGGTATGCGCGGTTATCTGAAACAATATGTTACGCCTATGTGGTGGCTTGCACCTATCAAATTCATCGAAGAATTTACATATAACTTAACGCTTGGTTTACGTCTTTACGGTAACGTTTATGCCGGTGAGATTCTCCTTATGCTACTCCTCGGATTAGTGACTGGCGGAACAATTCTCGGCGCATTAGGATTTATTCCTATGATGGTATGGCAAGGATTTAAAGTATTTATAGGTGCGATTCAGGCATTTATATTCGTAATGTTATCAATGGTTTATCTATCACATAAGGTGAGCGATGATCATTAATATAATAAAAAAATAATAATATACAATTTTCTAGGAGGAAATATTTTATGAATTTACTAGCAGCTGGTATTGCAGCAGGATTAGCGGCACTTGGCGCATCTTTTGGTATTGGTATGGTTGTTTCGAAAACTGTTGAAGGTGTAGCTCGTCAGCCGGAATCACGCGGACCGTTACAAACGATTATGTTCATCGGTATTGGTGTAGTTGAGGCCGTTCCAATCATGGCTATCGTTATCGCGTTCCTACTAATGTTCACGTTCTAAGAGTCGTTATATAAGGCGAAGTCTTATTTGAAGATTTCGCCATCTTATTATGTAAATAACTACGAGAGTTAGAGACTTTTCTGAAAGGAGTGTACATAGGTGGAACTATTAATTTTAGGTGCTGCTGGTGAAACAATGGGTACGGCTGTTGGAACATCGCTTGTTCTTCTTGCGAGTTTTCTGACGCTGCTTGCAGTATTGTCATACTATGTGTGGAAACCAGTTAAGAAAGTTATGGATGACCGTGAACAACTAATCCATGACGATATTGATTTTGCTGAAAACAGAAAATTAGAAGCTGAACGCTTAAAAGAAGAGAACGAAGCACTGCTTAAATCAACGCAGGCTGAAATCTCTGAACTTATGGAAAACGCCAAGAGTCAGGCGAAGAAAGAACAAGAGTCCATCATCAATGATGCTCATAACCGTTCTACTCAAATGATTACTGAAGCGCAGGCGGACATTGAAAGAGAAAAAGAAAAAGCAATCCGCGATATCAACGATCAGGTTGCTGAACTGTCAGTACTGATTGCAGAGAAGATGATCCGTAAGGAACTCAACTCTGAAGACCAGAAAAACCTTGTTGCGAACTACTTACAGGAAGCAGGCGATAAGTAATGGCTAATCTGAGTCAGAAATACGCCGGTGCATTGTACGATGTTGCAGTTAAGCACGACAGTCTTGAAAGTGTTAAAAGTGATTTCTATGAAGTAACTGAAGCAGCAGCATCAGTGGAGAACTTTATCGATTTCATGGAAAACCCGAAGATTACCCGTGATAAGAGAACTGCAGCGGTTGAAGCAGCTTTCGGTGAAAGCGACAGACTTCTGTTAAACATGCTGCGCATCCTGTCGGATAAAAAGCACATGTCGTTACTCGAGGAAATATACAGCGAGTTCTTATCATTATATGATGAAGCTCACAATCAGGCACGTGTGACTGTTGAATCGGTATACAAATTATCTGCAGAAGAGCTGGATCAGCTCGGACAAATCTTTATCGACAAAACAGGTTATGAAAAACTGCTTATTACTAACGAAATAAATGAAGAGCTTATCGGCGGCGTACGCGTGCTGCTAGGTTCGAAAGTTTACGATGGTTCAGTCAGAAATCAGCTTGACGGAATCAGAAACAATTTTAAAGAACATACGAATAGCTAAAGGAGTGACATTTTCATGGCAATCAAAGCTGACGAAATAAGTGCTCTCTTAAGAAGCCAGATCGAAAATTATGACAAGGATATGCAGGTTACCGATGTAGGTACTGTTATCCAGGTGGGTGACGGTATTGCACTTGCTCATGGTTTAAACGATGCGATGGCGGGAGAGTTAATTGAGTTCCCAAGTGGTGTACTTGGTCTTGCTCAAAACCTTGAAGAAAATAATGTTGGTATCGTTATACTTGGACCAAGTGACGATATTAAAGAAGGCGACGAAGTTAAACGTACAGGTCGCATCATGGAAGTACCGGTTGGTGAAGAACTTATCGGCCGTGTTGTAAACCCTCTTGGTCAGCCTTTAGACGGTAAAGGTCCAATCAACACAACTAAAACACGTCCTATTGAAAGTCCTGCGACTGGAGTTATGGATCGTAAAAGTGTTGATGAGCCATTACAAACTGGAATCAAAGCAATTGACGCATTAGTGCCAATCGGCCGCGGACAGCGTGAGTTAATCATCGGTGACCGTCAGACTGGTAAAACGACAATTGCAATCGATACAATTTTAAACCAAAAAGATCAAGACATGATCTGTGTGTACGTAGCAATCGGACAAAAAGAATCAACTGTACGTGCTACTGTTGAAACTTTACGTCAAAATGGTGCTTTAGACTACACAATCGTAGTTACTGCAGGTGCAGCTGATCCTGCACCGTTACTATACATTTCACCATACGCTGGTGTATCTATGGCCGAAGAATTCATGTTCAACGGCAAGCACGTGTTAATCGTATATGATGATTTAACGAAACAGGCTGCGGCTTACCGTGAATTATCATTACTATTACGCCGTCCGCCGGGCCGTGAAGCATTCCCGGGTGACGTGTTCTACCTTCACAGCCGTCTGTTAGAGCGTGCTGCGAAATTAAACGATGACTTAGGCGGCGGTTCAATTACTGCACTTCCATTCATCGAAACACAGGCAGGGGACATCAGTGCCTTCGTTCCAACGAACGTTATCTCAATCACTGACGGACAGATCTTCCTTCAGTCAGACTTATTCCACTCAGGTGTACGTCCGGCAATCAACGCTGGTCTTTCTGTATCACGTGTAGGTGGTTCAGCACAGATCAAGGCAATGAAGAAAGTAGCGGGAACACTTCGTTTAGACCTTGCTGCATACCGTGAACTTGAAGCGTTCGCTCAGTTCGGTTCAGACCTTGACGAGGCTACTAAAGCTAAACTTGACCGCGGTGCGCGTACAGTTGAAGTACTTAAGCAGCCTGAAAACGCACCACTTAAAGTAGAAAAACAGGTTGTTATTCTATTCGCACTTGTAAACGGCTATCTGGATGATGTTCCTGTTGAAGACGTTACTCGTTTCGAAGCAGAATTCCTGAGCTGGCTGGAAGCTAACGACGCTGAGCTGTTAGACTCAATCCGTCAGACGAAACAACTTCCTGACAGCGACGCATACGATACAGCAATCAGCAGCTTTAAAAAGCTTTTCAACCCTTCTAACTAAG from Jeotgalicoccus saudimassiliensis includes the following:
- a CDS encoding serine hydroxymethyltransferase, encoding MSYINSQDPQVQEVINNELERQNNNIELIASENFVSPAVLEAQGSILTNKYAEGYPGKRYYGGCEHVDVVENLARDRAKEIFGAEHANVQPHSGSQANMAVYFSVLEPGDKVLGMDLSHGGHLTHGSPVNFSGKLFNFLSYGVDKDTEQINYDEVMEIAKKEQPKMIVAGGSAYVKTLDFKKFREIADAVGAYLLVDMAHIAGLVAAGLHPNPVPHADFVTSTTHKTLRGPRGGLILTKEKYAKAVDKNIFPGIQGGPLMHVIGAKAVAFGEAQQPEFKEYQQRVLDNAKALAESLAAGGLRIVSETTDNHLVLVDVKAFGLTGKAAEEALDEVGITVNKNTIPFDEASPFVTSGIRLGTPAMTTRGFTAEDMTEVGKIMVETLTRVKNEESLEGISDKVTKLTGKYPLYK
- a CDS encoding F0F1 ATP synthase subunit B; protein product: MELLILGAAGETMGTAVGTSLVLLASFLTLLAVLSYYVWKPVKKVMDDREQLIHDDIDFAENRKLEAERLKEENEALLKSTQAEISELMENAKSQAKKEQESIINDAHNRSTQMITEAQADIEREKEKAIRDINDQVAELSVLIAEKMIRKELNSEDQKNLVANYLQEAGDK
- the upp gene encoding uracil phosphoribosyltransferase — its product is MSKVQVMDHPLIQHKMSYIRDENTSTKEFRELVDEVGMLMAYEVTRDLTLEDVSVQTPVQETTAKRLSGKKLGIVPILRAGLGMQDGILKLIPSARVGHIGLYRDPETLEAVEYYAKFPGDIEERDIFVIDPMLATGASAVEAITAVKKHGATKIRFICLIAAPEGVEVLKEAHPDVDIYIAALDDKLNEKSYIVPGLGDAGDRLFGTR
- the atpB gene encoding F0F1 ATP synthase subunit A — encoded protein: MEHGIPTWSFDLFGIPIVFELATSMMIIITCLLIFFTLFFMTRKLAVRPTGKGQVLVEALMNFVKGIIKSNMAWKEGAQFHFLALTLFLFILIGNLIGIPLSFVAPDADHTLWVKSPTADPVVTLTLAGLMIVLTHYYGVKMQGMRGYLKQYVTPMWWLAPIKFIEEFTYNLTLGLRLYGNVYAGEILLMLLLGLVTGGTILGALGFIPMMVWQGFKVFIGAIQAFIFVMLSMVYLSHKVSDDH
- the atpA gene encoding F0F1 ATP synthase subunit alpha; this encodes MAIKADEISALLRSQIENYDKDMQVTDVGTVIQVGDGIALAHGLNDAMAGELIEFPSGVLGLAQNLEENNVGIVILGPSDDIKEGDEVKRTGRIMEVPVGEELIGRVVNPLGQPLDGKGPINTTKTRPIESPATGVMDRKSVDEPLQTGIKAIDALVPIGRGQRELIIGDRQTGKTTIAIDTILNQKDQDMICVYVAIGQKESTVRATVETLRQNGALDYTIVVTAGAADPAPLLYISPYAGVSMAEEFMFNGKHVLIVYDDLTKQAAAYRELSLLLRRPPGREAFPGDVFYLHSRLLERAAKLNDDLGGGSITALPFIETQAGDISAFVPTNVISITDGQIFLQSDLFHSGVRPAINAGLSVSRVGGSAQIKAMKKVAGTLRLDLAAYRELEAFAQFGSDLDEATKAKLDRGARTVEVLKQPENAPLKVEKQVVILFALVNGYLDDVPVEDVTRFEAEFLSWLEANDAELLDSIRQTKQLPDSDAYDTAISSFKKLFNPSN
- the atpE gene encoding F0F1 ATP synthase subunit C; its protein translation is MNLLAAGIAAGLAALGASFGIGMVVSKTVEGVARQPESRGPLQTIMFIGIGVVEAVPIMAIVIAFLLMFTF
- the wecB gene encoding non-hydrolyzing UDP-N-acetylglucosamine 2-epimerase, with the translated sequence MKKIMAIFGTRPEAIKMAPLVLEMKKDEDIEPVVVVTAQHREMLDQVLTTFDITPDYDLNIMKAGQTLSEVTGRVINGLESVIKEVKPDMILVHGDTTTTFAGSLAAFYNEVDIGHVEAGLRTHNKYSPFPEEANRQMTGVLADLHFSPTEDARQNLLNEAKDDSKISVTGNTAIDALATTVDENYHSDIIEKHKDNKVVLLTAHRRENIGQPMHNIFGAVRQIVDEFEDVTVVYPMHKNPKVREIAQEYLGNHERVELIEPLDVLDFHNFAARSHIILTDSGGVQEEAPSLGKPVLVLRDTTERPEGVAAGTLKLAGIEQENIYSMTKELLTDEALYNEMSQTQNPYGDGEASRRICENIKYYYGITKEKPISFSVND
- a CDS encoding F0F1 ATP synthase subunit delta, with protein sequence MANLSQKYAGALYDVAVKHDSLESVKSDFYEVTEAAASVENFIDFMENPKITRDKRTAAVEAAFGESDRLLLNMLRILSDKKHMSLLEEIYSEFLSLYDEAHNQARVTVESVYKLSAEELDQLGQIFIDKTGYEKLLITNEINEELIGGVRVLLGSKVYDGSVRNQLDGIRNNFKEHTNS
- a CDS encoding ATP synthase subunit I; its protein translation is MKILKGYFKNFLKYLIILLVISIIAYIFTSLPFFAGLCIGIIGSMLLSYNWYYNLRTAQLSDDGKVKTGTLTRMLIVTAACLIWVRFPETINIIGILVGLLLTYALIFWRAASELFKRKR